The genomic region GGCCGGTTTCGATGCCCCGCTCAAGATCTCCGCCGACAACGGCGGCATCGACGTGCGTGACATCTCCGGGCCGCTGGAGCTGGTCTCCGACAACGGCTCCGTCGAGGCCGAGCGGGTCTCGGGGAGCTCCGTGATCGCCCGCTCGGACAACGGGTCGGTACGGATCGGGTTCACCCGGGTCCCGGACCTGGTGGACACGGTGAGTGACAACGGGAGCATCTCCATCGACCTGCCGGCTGGGAAGAGCGCGTACGCGGTGTCCGCCGAGGCCGACAACGGTGACGTCTCCGTCAAGGTGCCCCGCAGCGCAAGCAGCGAGCACGTGGTGAAGGCGCGCAGCGACAACGGTGAAGTCACCGTGCGAAGTGCGAACTAACCGGCCCGTGCGTTCGTCCTAACTGGTGCGAGAATGAACCGGGCAGGGCGAATCGGCACGGGAGAGGGATGTGACGGCGACACGCACGCGGCCGCAGGCGAAAGCGAGTGTTGGTTCCGCCGTCAGGGACGTCCTGGTGCTGATGCTGCTGCCGGTCCCCCTGGTCGCCGCAGCGCTGCCCGGCGCCTTCGCGGGCGGGGGTACGCGCCGTTGGTTCGGGGGGCGCGGGGAGAACCAGCGCGCCGACGCGCAGGCGGCGAAGGACGCGGCGGCTGCCGCTTTCTACGAGCTGGACACCGCTCAGCGCGACCTGCGGATCTCGATCGAGACGATCACCGCCGTGGACAGTTCGCCCCGCGCCCGCAAGGCCGCGGAGGACTTCGCGGCGCTGGGCAGGCGGATCGACGAGGTCAGCCACGAGTACATCACCGCGGTCGACGCCCACGACCTCGACCGGGACGATCTGGAGCCTTCGGCGGCGGCCGGCGCGCGGACGCAGCTGACCCGGGCCAAGGACGATCTCGTGCGGGTGAAGGGTGAGCTCGACCGGTTCGCCCAGGGGCTCGGGACGCTGCTCAGCAGCGCGGAGACCCAGCTCGCGCGGCTCGCTCCCGCTGTGGAGCGTGGCCGCCAGGCCCTGCTCGCCGCGAGCAACGCGCTGGACGCGGTGCGCGCGTCAGGGCTGCGGGCGGACGATCTCGCGGCCCGGCTCGCGGCTCTCGCACCGGAGCTGACCAAGCTCAACCAGGGCGCGGGACAGCACGGCGTGGCGGAGACCCTGCAGCGTGCGGACAAGGTGCTGCGGGACGCCGAGGCGATCCGGGCGGAGGCGGACCAGCTTCCCGAGCGGGCCGCCGAGATCGACCGCAGGCTCGTGTCGCTGCGCACCCGGGCCCAGGCGCTGACCACGCGCGCCGGGCAGGTCGAGCCGGTGCTCAGCGAGCTCCGGCGGCGCTTCTCGGCCGCCTGCTGGCAGGACCTCCAACCGGTTCCCGAGCAGGCGGCGGTCAATGTCCGGCAGGCCGAGGCGAAGCTGGCGGAGGCCGCCGAGGCGCGGTCCGGGCAGCGCTGGGCGGATGCGACGTCCCGGCTGAGCACGGTCCGGGCGCTGCTCAACGCGACCGACGAGGCGGTGTCCGCCGCCGGGGACCGGCTCCAGCGGCTCGACGCGGTGGCGAAGAATCCGCAGGCGGAGATCGACCGCACCCGGTTCGCGATCCGGGACGCCCAGCGCCTCGCCATGGCCGGGCGCAACACGCCCGACCCGCGTCACGCCCGCCCGCTGGACGACGCCGTGGCGCGGCTGGAGCGGGCGATCGAGGGGCTGGACGGGCGCCACCCCGACTACTGGCACTTCCTCACCGAGACCGAGGCCGTGCGGCAGACGGCGACCCGGGTGGTCTCCGCGATCCGCGAGGAGCTGGGCGGCGGCGCCTGAGCGCGCCGGAGGCGGCGGACAGGGGCTGAGTTGTCCCCGGCCGCCCGTGGGCCGATCCTGGAGGTACGCAGCGGCTTCCGCTGAGGCGTCCCTGGCCGCACTCGGCCGAAGGAGGCCGTCATGGCCACTCACGTCCTGCATCCCACGCGCCGGCCCGGCAAGCCCGCCCGCCGCAAGGCCGTCCTCGACGACCACCTGCCCGTCGACCACCGCCTCAGCCGGGTCTACCGGGTGGGGGCGGGCCTGATGGGCCTGCTGCTCGTCGCCTTCGGGATCCTCGGGCTCATCGACCGTATCGGCTTCTTCGACACCGGCGGCGACACGGTGGCGGGCCTCAATACCAACGGTGCGCTGAGCATCCTGTCCATCTGCGTCGGGTTGCTGCTCTTCGTCGGCATGGTCATCGGCGGGAACTTCGCCTCGACGCTGAACATGGTCCTGGGCATCGCCTTCATCCTCAGCGGGTTCGTGAATCTGGCGCTGCTGGACACCGGGATGAACTTTCTGGCCTTCCGCATGCAGAACGTGCTGTTCAGCTTCGTGGTCGGGCTGCTGCTGATGATGTTCGGCATGTACGGAAGGGTCACCGGCGGCCTGCCCCACGACAATCCCTACTGGCGCGCCCGCCACCCCGAGCAGGTCGCGAGGGAGGAACGCCGTCCCCGTGCCCCGATGCCCGAGGTCGCGAAGGCCAAGAGGCTCTAATCTGGGGCCATGCCTCGTTACGAGTACCGCTGCCGCCCCTGCGGCGAGACGTTCGAACTCAGCCGCCCGATGGCGGAGTCGTCCGACCCCGCCTCCTGCCCCGCCGGGCACGAGGACACCGTGAAGCTGCTCTCCACCGTGGCGGTGGGCGGCGGCTCGGCCTCCGCGCCCGCTGCGGCTCCCTCGGGCGGCGGCGGTGGCGGCTGCTGCGGTGGGGGCTGCTGCGGCTGACCGTTCCGTCCACGTCCGGGTGGGCCATGGCGAGGTGCGGCTCGGCCGGCCTCGCGCATCGGTCGGCGGCCCGGCCGAGGATCGCTCGCGAGTACTCAGCAATTCACCTGCGGAAACTCACCCGCGGGGGTCGGCGGCGCGCAGGAAGCGGCGCAGGATCTCCTCTCCCGCCGCGCCGCCCCGCTCCCGGAGCACCTCGGTGTTGGGTGCGCCCCAGCCGCAGTCGGCCAGCTCACCGTGGCCCGGACGCCACGCCCGGTCGGCGGCGAGCAGGAGGTCGGCGTCCAGGAGCGAGTCCCCGGCGGCGAGCGTCAGCGTGGCACCGCTGCGGCGGGCGACCTCGTGCATGGCCGCGCTCTTGGTGAGCGGTTTGGGAACGGCGTAGATCTTGCGTCCCTGGAGCGAGACGGTCCACCCCTTGGCGTCCGCCCAGGCGGACAGCTCCTTGACCCAGCCCTCGGGGAGGGCTCCGCGGTCGACGACGAGGTAGGCGAAGAGATCCTCGGCGACCCGTTCCTTGAGGAGCCAGGAGGGGTCGCCCGCCGCCCGGAGGTGGGCGCGGACCTCGCCGAGGGAGGCGCACTCACCGGCGATCCGGCGGGCCACGTGAGCCTGCCAGTCCGGGTCGGAGACGCCGTCGACCAGGATGTGTCCGCCGTTGGCACAGATGGCGTACCGGGGGGCGGGCCCGGGCAGGTGGATGCGGCCGTACTGCTCCCGGGTCCTGGTGGTGGTCGGGACGAACACCGTGGTGCGGGCCAGCTGGTCGAGCAGTGCCGCGGCGGTCTCCGTCATGTAGCAGAGCGGCGCACCGCCGTACACCTCCACGCAGAGCAGGCGGGGGGCCTGCTCGTCCGGCATGGTCAGCTGGAGGGAGGCCGCCGAGTAGATGAGGGTGCGGTCCAGGTCGCTCGCCACCAGCGTCACGGGGTCGTTCCCGGCGCTGCCCGTGGTCGCGTCGTCAGGCGTGTTCACGCTTTCGCTCACTTCGCCGTCACCGCCGTGCCGTCCGCGCCGGTGGCGCCGCGCGTGTACTTGGGGTGGATCAACCCGACGCAGGTGTAAGGGAGTTCTCCGACCTCCTCGACCGGGACCCCGCGCTGCTCGGCGAGCAGCCGTACGTGGTCGAGGTCGGCGCCGGCGCCCCGCTTGGCCAGGATCTTCCAAGGGACGCGGCGCAGCAGCACCCGGGTCGTCTCTCCGACGCCGGGCTTGACCAGGTTCACGTCGTGGATGCCGTACTCCTCGCTGATGCGCTCGACGGCGGCCCAGCCCTCCCAGGTGGGGGCGCGGTCCGCGGTGAGCAGCTCCTTCGCCTCGGCGTCCACGGCGTCGGCGACCTCGTCGAAGCGGGCGGCGATCGTGTCCAGGAAGAGTCCGGAGACGTCGGCGTCGGCGAGCTCGGCGTAGAACTTGGCGCCGTGGAAGTCGTGCGGGCCGACCAGGTCGGAGCGCAGGACCGTACGGGAGATCAGCCCGGACACCGTGGAGTTGAGGCAGGCGGACGGGATGAGGAAGTCCTCGCGCGTCCCGTACGTCCGTACGCAGCCGCCCGGGTCGGCCAGTACGGCGATCTCGGGGTTGAAGCCGCCGAACTCCTCAAGTGCGGCGGCGAGTTCGCGGGTGATGGCGCCCTTCCCGGTCCAGCCGTCGACGAAGACGACGTCCGCCGGGTTGTGGTGGGCGGCCAGCCAGCGCAGGGCGTTGGCGTCGATGCCGCGGCCCCGGACGATGGAGACGGCGTAGTGCGGCAGGTCGAGGCCGTGCCGGTGCTGGGCCCATCGGCGCATGAGGACCCCGACGGGGGTGCCGGCGCGGGCGAGGGAGACCAGGACGGGGCGGGGGCCCCGCTCCGCCAGGACGGTCTCGGTGACGGTGCCGACGGCCCGGGCGATACGGGCCGCCGAGGTCGCCAGGGCCGCCTTGAACAGCTCCTGGTACTGCGGGCTGGGCTGGTACTCGACGGGCAGCGACTCGGCGTAGTGCGCGCCGCCGCTCTGGATCGCCTCCTCGCGCTCCTCGGTGGGGGCTTCCAGGGCCGTGTCGGAGAGGTCCTGGAGCAGCCAGCCGACGTCGTCCGCCGCGTAGGAGGAGAAGGCGGGTCCCCGGAGGGGTTCGGGCAGCATGACGGCTTCCTGCCTGTGGGGGGTCGGCGACGGCACGTACGAGGGGACGACCGCGAGCACGACCTTGTCGGTGTGGCCGGCGAGCCGGGCCAGCAGCCCGTCCGGGGCGTGCAGGTCGGGGGTGTCGGCGGCGGAGTCGACCACCGCGACGACGGCGTCGAATCCCGCGCCCGCGACGTTGTACGCGTACCGGTCTCCCGGCCCGTCGGCGGGGTCGTCGTGGGCGGGGAAGACGAGACGGCTGCGTATGGCGTAGCCCGGGTCGTCGACGGCGAGGACGGGCGAGCGGGTGGTGGTGGAGTAGCGCACGTCGGCCGTGGTGGCGTCCTCCAGCGCGGTGGCGAGCCGCAGCGGCGCGTACATCAGCTCCTCGAAGCCGAGGACGAGCACCCTGCGGGCGTCACCCACGGCGTCGGCGAGCCGGGCGCCCATGCCCGGCAGAGCGGCCTCCAGGGCGGCACGGTGGACGGGCGTGAAGCCGTGGCGCCCGCCGTCCGGCACGTCGGCCGGCCAGTCCAGGGCGACGCGTGCGGGGACGGTCCGCGGCGCGGGGGGCTTGTCCGGCGCCCGTCCGGCCTCGTGCGCGGCCACCAGGTCCCGGCCCTTCTCCAGGACCCCGTCGGGCAGGCGCACGGTGCCCCGGGCGCGGGCCACCAGGTCGACGCGCGCACCGATCTCCTCGGCGAATTCGGCGAGCCGCCCCTGGTCGGCCTCGGAGCGCATGTCCACCAGGGCGACGATGACGTACCGGTCGCGGGGGTAGCGCGCGTGGAGGGCCCGGATGGTGTTGAGCACGGTGTTGCCGGTGGAGAACTCGTCGTCGACCAGGACCAGTGGTGAGCCCTCCGCGGAGGCGTCCAGCAGGTCGGGGTCCTCGGGCAGCAGCAGATGGGAGGTGGCGTGCGAGTGCGCCTCCTCGAAGCCGCCGGCCTGTGCGACGCCGGCGACGGGGCGCCGGGTGGAGTGGAGGTACGGCGCCACCCCGAGCCCGTCCGCGACGGCGTGGCCGAGGCCGGTGGCCGTCTCCGCGTAGCCCAGGACGACCGCGCGGCGGGCCTCCGCCTCGCCCAGCAGGTTCCGCACCCGCTCGCCCAGCTCGAAGCCCACGCCGTGGACGACGGACGGCCGCTGCGGCACGTGCTTGCCCAGGACGTTCGACACGAGCAGATGGGCCCGCTTCGGATTGCGGCGCAGGGCGAGGCCCAGCAGCTCCCGGAGCTCCCCGTCGCCGACGAGCTCGACCCCGAGCCGCTCCGCGACCCAGTTACCCGACCACTCCACGTCCACTGCCTCTTCTTCCCGTATCCGCTCGTCCGCTCGCCCGTACCCGCCCATGTCCGCGCTCAGGCCGTCACGCCGGCGGCCAGGAGCTCCACGAAGCCGACGTCCTCGCGGGCCACGCCGAAGACCTCGGCCCTCAGCAGGGTCCGCTCGGCCCAGGCGCGGTGGGGCTTCACTTCGTTCATCTTGTTCGTGTACGCGGAGCGCAGCACTCCGCCGCCGCCCCGCTCCGGCCGCAGGATGTCCTGCGCGTCGCTGTACTCCTCGTGGCTGACGACCGACAGCGCGTGCACGGGCAGGACGTGCGACGGATGGATGCAGGTCTTGCCGAGCAGGCCGTTGGCCCGGTCGAGCTCGATCTCACGCAGCAGCCCGTCGATGTCGTGCTCGATGAGTGCGGTGCGCAGTTCCTCGGCCTGCCCCACGAAGGGGCTGCGGCGCAGCTGGGGCTTGAACATCCGCTCCTGGAGCCTGAAGTACTCCCACACGGGCCCGGTGATGGTGAAGCCGGTGCCGTCCGACCGGCCCAGCACGTTGACGACGTCACCGATGACGGCGCCGACGATCTGGACGTCGTACGCCGTCATGTCGGGGGCCCGGCGCAGACCGTAGGCGGAGCAGAAGTCGGTGACGCCGAGCCGCAGCGCCAGGACCCGCTCGCGGTACTTGTCGACGGTGCGGGAGATTCCCCGCAGGGTTTCGCCCCTGGTCTCCAGGTGCAGGAGCTCGGGCGATTCGAGGACGGGCATGGCGAAAAGCCGGTGCCCGCCGCTCGCTTCGGCGGCGGTGAGCGCCTCCAGGAAGAGCTCGCCCCGCTCCTCCGTGAATTTCGGAAGTACGAATCCGGACAACAATCGGACGGAGCTGCCGAGCCGCCGCACGAGGTCGGAGATCTGCTCCGGCTCGCGGACCCGGATGAAGAGCAGCGGCACATCGGCGTCCCGCGCCTCGAGGTCGGCGAACTGCCGGACCAGGTTGGCCTCGGCACCGACCACTTCGGCGTCGTCGATGGAATCCTCCAGGCAGAGCACCATGGAGACCACTCCCTGGCCGGCCTGCTTGATCACGTCGTCGGCCAGCCTGGTCCGGGTCGCGGGGCTGTAGAGCGTGGCTCCCAGGGCCGTGGACAGCAGGTGGGAGGAGGAATCCGCGTCGAATTCACACGGCTCCCTGAAGAACAGGTTCTCCCGGACAGCGGGCGAGATATGCCCGAAATGACGCATGTGGTTCCCCCGTACTGCCTGATGGACCGGATAAACGTATGGCCGGTAATAGTACGTTCGGGGAGGTGTCGCCGGTTCCCCGCCCTTATGAACTTCAGGTGTCCCCGGCGTATCTCGCAACCCGCGCGGCGCGCCTGCGTGCCCCTCGCGAACCCTGCCTGGCCTACTGGTTCGTACCCCCGCGTTGTCCGGACACCACCCCAGCAGGCAGGATGACCGCCATGACGCACGCGATGCTGAAGGGCTCGAACGTC from Streptomyces sp. QL37 harbors:
- a CDS encoding DUF4383 domain-containing protein; this encodes MATHVLHPTRRPGKPARRKAVLDDHLPVDHRLSRVYRVGAGLMGLLLVAFGILGLIDRIGFFDTGGDTVAGLNTNGALSILSICVGLLLFVGMVIGGNFASTLNMVLGIAFILSGFVNLALLDTGMNFLAFRMQNVLFSFVVGLLLMMFGMYGRVTGGLPHDNPYWRARHPEQVAREERRPRAPMPEVAKAKRL
- a CDS encoding HAD family hydrolase gives rise to the protein MNTPDDATTGSAGNDPVTLVASDLDRTLIYSAASLQLTMPDEQAPRLLCVEVYGGAPLCYMTETAAALLDQLARTTVFVPTTTRTREQYGRIHLPGPAPRYAICANGGHILVDGVSDPDWQAHVARRIAGECASLGEVRAHLRAAGDPSWLLKERVAEDLFAYLVVDRGALPEGWVKELSAWADAKGWTVSLQGRKIYAVPKPLTKSAAMHEVARRSGATLTLAAGDSLLDADLLLAADRAWRPGHGELADCGWGAPNTEVLRERGGAAGEEILRRFLRAADPRG
- a CDS encoding zinc ribbon domain-containing protein; protein product: MPRYEYRCRPCGETFELSRPMAESSDPASCPAGHEDTVKLLSTVAVGGGSASAPAAAPSGGGGGGCCGGGCCG
- a CDS encoding phosphoribosyltransferase, with the protein product MGGYGRADERIREEEAVDVEWSGNWVAERLGVELVGDGELRELLGLALRRNPKRAHLLVSNVLGKHVPQRPSVVHGVGFELGERVRNLLGEAEARRAVVLGYAETATGLGHAVADGLGVAPYLHSTRRPVAGVAQAGGFEEAHSHATSHLLLPEDPDLLDASAEGSPLVLVDDEFSTGNTVLNTIRALHARYPRDRYVIVALVDMRSEADQGRLAEFAEEIGARVDLVARARGTVRLPDGVLEKGRDLVAAHEAGRAPDKPPAPRTVPARVALDWPADVPDGGRHGFTPVHRAALEAALPGMGARLADAVGDARRVLVLGFEELMYAPLRLATALEDATTADVRYSTTTRSPVLAVDDPGYAIRSRLVFPAHDDPADGPGDRYAYNVAGAGFDAVVAVVDSAADTPDLHAPDGLLARLAGHTDKVVLAVVPSYVPSPTPHRQEAVMLPEPLRGPAFSSYAADDVGWLLQDLSDTALEAPTEEREEAIQSGGAHYAESLPVEYQPSPQYQELFKAALATSAARIARAVGTVTETVLAERGPRPVLVSLARAGTPVGVLMRRWAQHRHGLDLPHYAVSIVRGRGIDANALRWLAAHHNPADVVFVDGWTGKGAITRELAAALEEFGGFNPEIAVLADPGGCVRTYGTREDFLIPSACLNSTVSGLISRTVLRSDLVGPHDFHGAKFYAELADADVSGLFLDTIAARFDEVADAVDAEAKELLTADRAPTWEGWAAVERISEEYGIHDVNLVKPGVGETTRVLLRRVPWKILAKRGAGADLDHVRLLAEQRGVPVEEVGELPYTCVGLIHPKYTRGATGADGTAVTAK
- a CDS encoding HpcH/HpaI aldolase/citrate lyase family protein; the protein is MRHFGHISPAVRENLFFREPCEFDADSSSHLLSTALGATLYSPATRTRLADDVIKQAGQGVVSMVLCLEDSIDDAEVVGAEANLVRQFADLEARDADVPLLFIRVREPEQISDLVRRLGSSVRLLSGFVLPKFTEERGELFLEALTAAEASGGHRLFAMPVLESPELLHLETRGETLRGISRTVDKYRERVLALRLGVTDFCSAYGLRRAPDMTAYDVQIVGAVIGDVVNVLGRSDGTGFTITGPVWEYFRLQERMFKPQLRRSPFVGQAEELRTALIEHDIDGLLREIELDRANGLLGKTCIHPSHVLPVHALSVVSHEEYSDAQDILRPERGGGGVLRSAYTNKMNEVKPHRAWAERTLLRAEVFGVAREDVGFVELLAAGVTA